The following proteins come from a genomic window of Nothobranchius furzeri strain GRZ-AD chromosome 1, NfurGRZ-RIMD1, whole genome shotgun sequence:
- the kcnj8 gene encoding ATP-sensitive inward rectifier potassium channel 8, with amino-acid sequence MLARKSIIPEEFGLPGLVSRTPRKPVFRDRVNKARFIAKNGSCNLAHKNIREQGRFLQDVFTTLVDLKWRFTLVIFTTTFVSSWLLFAMSWWLVAFAHGDLDPERQNLSHCVTDVKSFTSAFLFSIEVQVTIGFGGRMITEQCLAAIMVLILQNIVGLIINAVMLGCIFMKTAQSNRRAETLIFSRHAVIAVRNNCLCFMIRIGDLRKSMIIGATVRLQVVRKTTTPEGEVIPIHQIDVEGNSLFLLAPLIICHVIDKNSPLYDLSAMELQCSDLEVIVILEGVVETTGITTQARTSYVSEEIRWGHRFVPIVTEEEGVYSVDYSKFGNTVKVATPSCSARELDEKPHILIQTLQKSELSYQNSLRKRNSMRRNNSMRKVAGSSGNLRRNTSGLVTVASGMCHR; translated from the exons ATGTTGGCCAGAAAAAGCATCATCCCGGAGGAGTTCGGTCTGCCGGGTCTCGTGTCTCGAACGCCCCGAAAACCGGTGTTCAGGGACCGCGTGAACAAAGCGCGCTTCATCGCCAAAAACGGCTCGTGCAACTTGGCGCACAAGAACATTCGCGAGCAGGGCCGATTCCTGCAGGACGTGTTCACCACGCTAGTGGACCTGAAGTGGCGCTTCACGCTGGTCATCTTCACCACCACGTTCGTGAGCAGCTGGCTGCTGTTCGCCATGAGCTGGTGGCTGGTGGCGTTTGCGCACGGAGACCTGGACCCGGAGCGGCAGAACCTGAGCCACTGCGTCACCGACGTCAA GTCGTTCACGTCAGCCTTCCTCTTCTCCATCGAGGTTCAGGTGACCATCGGCTTTGGGGGACGGATGATAACGGAGCAGTGCCTGGCGGCCATCATGGTCCTTATTTTGCAGAACATAGTTGGACTCATCATCAATGCAGTCATGCTGG GTTGTATCTTTATGAAGACGGCCCAGTCCAATCGCCGAGCGGAGACGCTGATCTTCAGTCGTCACGCTGTGATCGCCGTGAGGAACAACTGCCTCTGCTTCATGATTCGTATCGGGGATCTGAGGAAGAGTATGATCATAGGAGCCACCGTCAGACTACAG GTGGTGAGGAAGACCACGACCCCGGAAGGCGAGGTCATTCCCATCCATCAGATCGACGTGGAGGGCAACAGCCTGTTCCTTCTTGCTCCGCTCATCATCTGCCACGTCATCGACAAAAACAG CCCGCTGTATGACCTGTCAGCCATGGAGCTGCAGTGCAGCGACCTGGAGGTCATCGTCATCCTGGAGGGAGTAGTGGAGACGACAGGCATCACCACTCAGGCCCGGACCTCCTACGTCTCAGAGGAGATCCGGTGGGGTCACCGATTTGTTCCCATAGTAACGGAGGAGGAGGGTGTGTACTCTGTGGACTATTCCAAATTTGGAAACACAGTAAAA GTGGCGACACCGAGCTGCAGTGCCAGGGAGCTGGACGAGAAGCCCCACATTTTAATCCAAACTCTTCAGAAGAGCGAGCTGTCCTACCAGAACTCGCTGAGGAAGCGGAACTCCATGAGACGCAACAACTCCATGAGAAAAGTCGCCGGGAGCAGCGGGAACCTGCGCAGGAACACCTCAGGGCTCGTTACTGTGGCCAGTGGAATGTGCCACCGCTAA
- the echdc3 gene encoding enoyl-CoA hydratase domain-containing protein 3, mitochondrial, with the protein MAGRLLCRSVGVLQLSRDVPLLFASRCCSHTEPEPLTVTRQSNGIRRIILNNAKKRNALSLSMLESLRENIRTGADCDHLRVIIISATGPVFSSGHDLKELTSSQGREHHAKVFNTCTEVMTLIQDVPVPVIAMVNGVATAAGCQLVASCDIVVATDKSTFATPGVNVGLFCSTPAVAIGRAVPRKVAMEMLFTGSPISAHDALLHGLISKVVPEERLEEETLAIAQRICRTSRPVVALGKATFQRQMAQGRDAAYATASKVMVDNLAMRDGQEGIRAFIEKRRPVWSHEAGKTHD; encoded by the exons ATGGCTGGGCGCTTGCTGTGCAGAAGTGTCGGTGTTTTGCAGCTCAGCAGAGATGTGCCGCTGCTGTTCGCGTCTCGGTGCTGCTCCCACACCGAACCGGAACCGCTGACAGTGACACGACAAAGTAACGGAATTAG GAGGATCATTTTAAATAATGCCAAGAAAAGGAACGCTCTGTCCCTGTCCATGCTGGAATCTTTGAGAGAAAACATCCGGACTGGCGCTGACTGTGACCATCTCAGAGTCATCATCATATCAG CCACAGGTCCGGTGTTTTCATCTGGGCACGACCTGAAGGAGCTGACGTCCTCGCAGGGCCGGGAGCACCACGCCAAGGTGTTCAACACCTGCACTGAG GTGATGACCCTGATACAAGACGTACCCGTTCCAGTCATCGCCATGGTAAATGGCGTCGCCACGGCGGCTGGCTGCCAGCTTGTTGCCAGCTGTGACATCGTCGTGGCGACCGATAAGTCCACATTTGCTACTCCGGGTGTCAACGTGGGTTTGTTTTGTTCGACGCCGGCAGTGGCCATCGGCCGAGCGGTGCCGAGGAAG GTTGCCATGGAGATGTTGTTTACTGGATCTCCGATCTCAGCCCACGATGCTCTGCTGCATGGTCTGATTAGTAAGGTGGTACCGGAGGAgcgactggaggaggagacgttggCCATCGCCCAGCGAATCTGTCGAACTAGCCGGCCAGTCGTTGCTCTCGGCAAGGCCACTTTCCAAAG ACAAATGGCTCAAGGCAGAGATGCAGCTTATGCCACCGCCTCCAAAGTGATGGTGGATAACCTGGCAATGAGGGATGGGCAGGAGGGAATCCGGGCCTTTATCGAAAAACGCAGACCAGTGTGGAGCCATGAAGCAGGAAAAACCCACGACTGA